One Spinacia oleracea cultivar Varoflay chromosome 4, BTI_SOV_V1, whole genome shotgun sequence DNA segment encodes these proteins:
- the LOC130472180 gene encoding uncharacterized protein: MVKKEAPKNPAAKKPAAKKLEFDNSVAEMAVEAPRRRGRRPNAVSEEIPVAKESVSIKKNSSPKSKAIALVSEKEPIEEEQPNQLVLQNSSLVDVPQPESHQLHSQVLKEVGADGLPIVFNFDTQCSGGSLCKLIKDFSPDQKAAVQEIGFGGLLGLQLSRKNTQMMYWCIKCFDGVISLFTISDSKQFEITDYDVYDLFMFPLSELEVEGVKRGRNSTNPDFDLKIKWRKEFGFEEVNAQIPIRLLEDKIKLLTDGGDLFKQLFVFVAFSTFFTPTANRTVDLRLAKALEDPKMISKYNWCKYVLDVLCEETVKFKNSLLKGKDQKTFGGCVVFLQLVYFQRIKFRNSSGIPDQLPLIQHWTSKMVTDRIHAENANMSALYGSGILEKGKYPISKKFVFVDGQIDLTQIKSISKENEAGSSGGRAEQPYVGRRIPSRRPRILQFEIPNSHPTDEEIFSKATDDFHGQWLLMKRDLDVVSAIHAEELFKLKASMPSQNHGDDILENSTYQKMVDELVEIHQLVKNLPNGWDDIFGSSNNPVVTAAPQPSVVVPTEPAVVTAAVVDATTSTEAIIREVDPNTQINAVLDSLKSKDKEITEDNDEEIEEYERVWAGFQKCIINNHAVSRVNVSVYGIEENVMFMSPFMIAFEDLMRHLPAFVQEAVDFAALTDGEGILTDDKVIEYNHFIAVGRDDMWTLPSTFDILLVHIETWAFLLNENERNPAGSPQKLFLGGTYCKYVADLIEKPGNEKILSELCVCLNYGVKDVNGVQSLKDCNMV; the protein is encoded by the exons atgGTGAAGAAAGAGGCACCGAAGAATCCGGCAGCGAAGAAACCGGCAGCGAAGAAACTTGAATTCGACAATTCCGTCGCTGAAATGGCTGTTGAAGCTCCTCGAAGGCGAGGAAGAAGGCCAAATGCTGTTTCTGAAGAAATTCCTG TTGCTAAGGAATCTGTGTCTATAAAGAAGAACAGCAGTCCGAAATCAAAAGCAATTGCGCTTGTATCTGAAAAAGAACCAATTGAAGAAGAACAACCTAATCAACTAGTTTTACAAAATTCTTCTCTGGTTGACGTTCCACAGCCTGAATCTCATCAACTTCATTCACAAGTTTTGAAAGAAGTTGGCGCTGATGGCCTGCCTATCGT gtttaattttgATACACAATGTTCAGGAGGATCAttgtgtaaattaattaaagacttCTCTCCTGATCAAAAGGCAGCTGTTCAAGAGATAGGGTTTGGAGGATTGTTAGGCCTTCAATTAAGTCGAAAAAACACTCAGATGATGTACTGGTGCATCAAGTGCTTTGATGGTGTGATTTCTCTGTTTACAATCAGTGATTCCAAGCAATTTGAAATCACTGATTATGATGTGTACGATTTGTTTATGTTCCCCCTTTCTGAGCTGGAGGTTGAAGGGGTTAAACGTGGGCGCAATTCCACTAATCCTGATTTTGATTTGAAGATCAAGTGGAGAAAAGAGTTCGGTTTTGAAGAGGTCAATGCTCAAATTCCTATAAGGTTGCTTGAGGACAAGATTAAATTGTTGACAGATGGTGGTGATCTGTTTAAacaattatttgtttttgttgCTTTCTCTACATTTTTTACTCCAACAGCCAATAGGACTGTAGATTTGAGATTGGCTAAGGCTTTGGAAGATCCTAAAATGATTTCCAAATACAATTGGTGTAAATACGTTCTTGACGTATTATGTGAGGAAACAGTGAAATTTAAAAATAGTTTATTGAAAGGCAAAGATCAAAAGACATTTGGAGGCTGTGTTGTGTTTTTGCAACTTGTGTATTTTCAGAGGATTAAGTTTAGGAATTCCAGTGGTATTCCTGATCAATTACCTCTTATTCAGCATTGGACATCGAAGATGGTAACCGATCGGATTCATGCTGAAAATGCCAATATGAGTGCATTATATGGTTCTGGTATATTGGAGAAGGGGAAGTATCCAATTTCCAAAAAGTTTGTTTTTGTTGATGGTCAAATAGATTTGACCCAAATCAAATCTATTTCGAAAGAAAATGAAGCAGGCAGCAGTGGGGGAAGAGCTGAACAGCCCTATGTTGGGCGTCGAATTCCAAGTCGGCGTCCTAGGATTCTTCAGTTTGAAATCCCTAATTCTCATCCTACAGATGAAGAAATTTTCTCTAAAGCCACTGAT GATTTTCATGGTCAGTGGTTGTTGATGAAGAGAGATCTGGATGTAGTTTCAGCCATCCATGCTGAAGAGCTGTTCAAATTAAAGGCTTCAATGCCTTCGCAGAACCATGGCGATGATATTTTGGAAAATTCCACTTATCAAAAGATggttgatgagttggtggagatTCATCAGTTGGTGAAGAATCTACCAAATGGTTGGGATGACATTTTTGGTTCAAGTAACAATCCAGTTGTTACTGCTGCCCCTCAACCTTCTGTCGTTGTTCCAACTGAGCCTGCAGTTGTTACAGCTGCTGTTGTTGATGCAACAACATCTACCGAAGCAATTATTCGAGAAGTTGATCCTAACACTCAAATAAATGCAGTTCTTGATTCTTTGAAAAGCAAAGATAAAGAAATTACGGAGGATAATGATGAAGAAATAGAAGAATATGAGCGCGTGTGGGCTGGATTTCAAAAATGCATCATTAACAACCATGCTGTATCAAGAGTGAATGTCAGTGTCTATGGCATAGAGGAAAATGTGATGTTTATGTCTCCGTTTATGATAGCATTTGAAGATTTAATGAGGCATCTTCCAGCATTTGTTCAAGAAGCTGTGGACTTTGCTGCTCTGACTGATGGAGAGGGTATTTTGACTGA tGATAAAGTTATAGAATACAATCATTTTATTGCGGTAGGAAGAGATGACATGTGGACCCTTCCTTCCACATTTGATATTCTTTTGGTTCATATTGAAACTTGGGCTTTTTTATTGAATGAAAATGAAAGGAATCCTGCTGGTTCTCCTCAGAAGCTGTTTTTAGGTGGCACATATTGT AAATATGTTGCTGATTTGATTGAGAAACCAGGCAATGAAAAAATCTTGTCTGAATTGTGTGTTTGTCTTAATTATGGTGTGAAAGATGTAAATGGAGTTCAATCGTTGAAAGATTGTAATATGgtatga